In a single window of the Labrus mixtus chromosome 20, fLabMix1.1, whole genome shotgun sequence genome:
- the LOC132954328 gene encoding uncharacterized protein LOC132954328 gives MGHVLSREECEKADLDRFVKSLKDGPDLGVDKHLVMYTSQSSTDNLRRHYETRKMQAADCAADWIKNLAEKLAAFAQSAEIAGLGALAIAIIIDMVSFSPPEESIEGALRSVLAEEKTSEVWDLIDECLKRFTMHFENRNKLRSDLERIESQLSVALTKLKNSMVRDGHMSSQSLKGWVNGAAFHIQMLIHLERLGENQTCNPIQSLIAVYQRDLDPLFEKHKEMIKGKCSRRPISLHPSYDVMIMQAEDSECYRVDPDVSYDKYFEAYYDHRYHRQKLNIQEYFSDIGQNLPQLVRLTGSFSV, from the coding sequence ATGGGTCATGTGTTGAGCCGGGAGGAGTGTGAGAAGGCCGACCTGGACCGTTTTGTGAAAAGTCTAAAGGATGGTCCAGATCTAGGAGTTGACAAGCACTTAGTGATGTACACCAGTCAGTCGTCTACAGACAACCTCAGACGACATTACGAAACCAGGAAAATGCAAGCGGCCGACTGCGCTGCAGACTGGATTAAGAACCTGGCAGAGAAGCTGGCCGCATTCGCTCAGTCTGCTGAAATAGCTGGACTTGGAGCACTGGCCATCGCCATCATCATTGACATGGTTTCATTCAGTCCGCCTGAGGAGAGCATTGAAGGGGCTCTGCGATCAGTGTTAGCAGAGGAGAAGACCTCCGAGGTCTGGGATCTGATCGACGAGTGTTTGAAGAGATTCACAATGCACTTTGAGAACAGAAACAAGCTGAGGAGCGACCTTGAGCGGATCGAAAGCCAGCTGAGTGTCGCTCTCACCAAGTTGAAGAACTCCATGGTGAGGGACGGGCACATGTCGAGTCAGTCTTTAAAGGGGTGGGTGAATGGAGCAGCCTTCCACATCCAGATGCTGATTCACCTGGAGAGACTCGGAGAGAATCAAACCTGCAACCCGATACAGAGTCTCATCGCAGTGTACCAAAGAGATCTGGATCcactttttgaaaaacacaaggaAATGATAAAGGGAAAGTGTAGCAGGAGACCCATTTCCCTTCACCCTTCCTATGATGTGATGATTATGCAGGCTGAAGATTCAGAGTGTTATCGTGTGGATCCTGATGTCAGCTACGATAAATACTTTGAGGCATATTATGATCACAGGTACCACAGACAGAAGCTTAATATTCAGGAGTATTTCAGTGATATAGGACAGAATCTGCCACAGCTGGTTCGTCTTACAGGCTCCTTCAGTGTCTGA
- the med15 gene encoding mediator of RNA polymerase II transcription subunit 15, which yields MEVPGPDSDWRSPQFRQKVVAQIEEAMRKAGTAHTKSSNDMENHVYVKAKSREEYLSLVARLIIHFRDIHKKALGGPDPMNALTNLTGVGGGPGAIGMGPRPTGAPVGGMGAMGQMQIGQHAMAGVAGNPQSIGGPGQMPMQQMVQAQQQQQQQQQQQSIQFQQFQQAQQQQQNAAMQQQNAAMQQQQNAAMQQRQFQVQQQLRVQQLQQQQQQQQQQQQQQQQQQQQQQHHQNQQQQQAQNQQQQNQMHQTTIQQQQMVQLQLQQQHAQAQAQAQAQAQAQAQAQSIQHMVQQQQQQVQNQAQPQPGQMPPHTQQQQQQQPGMVPQSLAGQMASAQHVPINSLSQQQQQQQQQQQQQQQHQLKIQAFQAAAQQAAAQQAAAQQAAAQAQLNAAAAAGSAVPGQVRWQPPPAQLVRPGMITTRMPRAPLNPSIPPQNVAAAAAAAAAAAAAAAAGGQQMTQQVQQHSMMSSPSPVQVQTPQSMPPPPQPSPQPPTSQPNSASSGPTPSPGGFQPSPSPQPSPSPANSRTPQNYGVPSPGPLNTPGNPSSVMSPAGPTSLEDQQYMEKLKQLSKYIEPLRRMINKIDKNEDRKKDLSKMKSLLNILTDPTTRCPLKTLQKCEIALEKLKNDMAVPTPPPPPVPTKQQYLCQPLLDAVMANIRSPVFNHSLYRTFAPAMTTIHGPPITGPIVSGRKRKHEDDERQTIPNILQGEVARLDVKFLVNLDPSFCSNNGTVHLVCKLDDKNLPSVPPLQLSVPADYPDQSPYWADDGEQYGANGFLQTVHKNMTSKLLQLPDKHSVTELLNTWAQSVRQACLSAA from the exons ATGGAAGTCCCTGGACCAGACAGCGACTGGAGGAGCCCTCAGTTCCGACAAAAAGTCGTCGCTCAAAT TGAGGAGGCAATGAGGAAGGCAGGAACGGCACACACCAAGTCGAGCAATGACATGGAGAACCATGTTTATGTCAAAGCCAAATCCAGA gAGGAGTATTTATCGCTGGTGGCGAGGCTGATCATACACTTCAGAGACATCC acaagAAGGCTCTTGGTGGTCCAG ATCCCATGAATGCCCTGACTAACCTGACAGGGGTTGGAGGGGGTCCGGGTGCCATTGGCATGGGGCCTCGCCCCACCGGTGCTCCAGTGGGTGGCATGGGGGCCATGGGGCAGATGCAGATAGGCCAGCATGCCATGGCAGGGGTGGCTGGAAACCCACAATCCA TAGGGGGTCCAGGACAGATGCCGATGCAGCAGATGGTGcaggctcagcagcagcagcaacaacagcagcagcagcagtctatTCAGTTCCAGCAGTTCCAACaggcccagcagcagcagcagaacgctgccatgcagcagcagaacgctgccatgcagcagcagcagaacgcTGCTATGCAGCAGCGGCAGTTCcaggtgcagcagcagctgagggtgcagcagctacaacaacagcaacaacagcaacaacaacaacaacaacaacaacaacaacagcagcagcagcagcagcaccaccagaaccagcagcagcaacaggcccagaaccagcagcagcagaaccag ATGCATCAGACTACgattcagcagcagcagatggtgcagctgcagctccagcagcagcatgctcaggctcaggctcaagctcaggctcaggctcaagctcaggctcaggctcagtCCATCCAACACATggtacagcagcaacaacagcaggtTCAGAATCAGGCTCAGCCTCAGCCCGGTCAGATGCCTCCACACactcaacagcagcagcagcagcagcccggCATGGTGCCTCAGTCTCTGGCCGGACAGATGGCTTCCGCTCAGCACGTTCCCATCAACTCGctcagtcagcagcagcagcagcagcagcagcagcagcagcagcagcagcagcaccagctcAAGATCCAGGCCTTCCAG GCCGCGGCACAGCAGGCCGCGGCACAGCAGGCCGCGGCACAGCAGGCCGCGGCGCAGGCACAGCTCAAcgcagctgctgcagccggcTCAGCTGTCCCGGGACAGGTGAGATGGCAACCGCCTCCAGCTCAG TTGGTTCGTCCTGGGATGATCACCACCCGGATGCCTCGAGCCCCCCTGAACCCCTCCATCCCCCCTCAGAACGTTGCTGCTGCAGCCGCAGCCGCAGCCGCCGCCGCAGCCGCCGCCGCGGCAGGAGGACAGCAGATGACACAGCAG GTGCAGCAGCATTCCATGATGTCATCGCCCTCACCTGTACAAGTCCAGACCCCGCAGTCGATGCCTCCCCCTCCCCAGCCGTCACCTCAGCCCCCCACCTCGCAGCCCAACTCAGCCAG CTCCGGTCCCACGCCGTCTCCGGGGGGTTTCCAGCCTAGTCCCTCGCCTCAGCCCTCACCAAGCCCCGCCAACAGTCGGACCCCCCAGAACTATGGAGTCCCCTCCCCAGGGCCGCTCAATACTCCAG GTAACCCGAGCTCGGTGATGAGTCCGGCTGGACCCACGTCTCTGGAGGATCAGCAGTACATGGAGAAACTCAAACAGCTCTCCAAATACATCGAACCTCTGCGCAGGATGATCAACAAGATCGACAAGAACGAAG acagaaaaaaggacCTGAGTAAGATGAAGAGTCTGTTGAACATCCTGACTGATCCAACCACCAG gTGTCCTTTGAAGACGCTGCAGAAGTGTGAGATCGCTCTGGAGAAGTTGAAGAACGACATGGCCGTG CCGACGCCGCCTCCCCCTCCAGTTCCCACCAAGCAGCAGTATCTGTGTCAGCCGCTGCTGGACGCCGTCATGGCCAACATCCGCTCTCCGGTCTTCAACCACTCTCTGTACAGGACCTTCGCCCCCGCCATGACCACCATCCATGGACCCCCCATCAC GGGTCCCATCGTCTCGGGCAGGAAGAGGAAACACGAGGACGACGAGAGGCAGACCATCCCGAACATCCTGCAGGGGGAGGTGGCTCGCCTCGACGTCAAATTCCTCGTCAACCTGGATCCTTCATTCTGCAGCAACAACGGCACCGTGCACCTCGTATGCAAGCTTG ACGATAAAAACCTCCCCAgtgttcctcctctgcagctcagtGTTCCTGCAGATTATCCTGATCAGAGTCCATACTGGGCGGACGACGGGGAGCAGTatg GTGCAAACGGCTTCCTGCAAACGGTCCACAAAAACATGACGTCCAAACTGCTGCAGCTGCCTGACAAACACTCGGTGACGGAGCTGCTCAACACCTGGGCTCAGAGCGTCCGCCAGGCCTGCCTGTCTGCTGCATGA
- the thoc6 gene encoding THO complex subunit 6 homolog — MSSRMGPVELLHMTVFSQSFSPCGRYLAAGNNYGEIALFSLSAALSPEATRLSQKPVLTFTAHEGPVFCLLSTDCQLLSSGNGEVSAWSWAELIKKNVKPVWTKRPNYKSSLEIPEINAMIINPRDNSLVIGGGDNNIHILDLENGVFKAVLQGHSDYVHCVSVREREAEILSGGEDGAVRMWDSRTNQCVHCIELYKYESCARPQYGKWISCLTTDSDWMLCGGGPSLSLWHLRSLSPTSVFPLKGCQRQATFHQDLILTVGEGPYVSHCLLGGDVKAQIPCTPQSLNTLQLNTNSTEHRVLTVGGTSNRIDVFTNLSYRAFSLSF; from the exons ATGAGCAGCAGGATGGGTCCCGTAGAG CTGCTCCACATGACCGTCTTCTCTCAGAGTTTCTCTCCATGTGGTCGATACCTGGCAGCCGGTAACAACTACGGAGAGATCGCCCTCTTCAG CTTGTCTGCAGCTCTGAGTCCAGAGGCCACCAGACTGAGTCAGAAACCTGTCCTCACATTCACAG CTCATGAGGGTCCAGtgttctgtctcctctccaccgACTGTCAGCTCCTCAGTTCAGGGAACGGAGAGGTCAGCGCCTGGAGCTGGGCCGAACTTATCAAGAAG AATGTCAAACCTGTGTGGACAAAAAGACCAAACTACAA ATCCAGTCTGGAGATCCCCGAGATCAACGCCATGATCATCAACCCCAGA GACAACAGTCTGGTAATcggaggaggagacaacaacATCCACATCCTGGACCTGGAGAACGGAGTCTTCAAG gcGGTGCTGCAGGGTCACTCGGACTACGTCCACTGTGTGAgcgtgagagagagggaggccgaGATCCTGTCAGGGGGGGAGGACGGCGCCGTGAGGATGTGGG ACAGCCGGACGAATCAGTGTGTGCACTGCATCGAGCTCTACAAATACGAG AGCTGTGCTCGGCCTCAGTATGGTAAATGGATCAGCTGCCTGACCACAGACTCCGACTGGATG CTGTGCGGTGGAGGTCCGTCTCTGTCCCTGTGGCATCTCCGCTCTCTGTCTCCGACCTCCGTCTTCCCGCTGAAGGGCTGCCAGAGACAGGCCACCTTCCACCAGGACTTG ATCTTGACCGTCGGCGAAGGTCCGTACGTGTCCCACTGTCTGCTGGGTGGCGACGTCAAAGCTCAGATCCCCTGCACACCACAGAGCCTGAACACACTGCAGCTCAACACCAACAGCACCGAGCACAGG GTCCTGACCGTGGGCGGCACCAGCAATCGCATCGACGTGTTCACTAACCTGTCGTACCGAGCGTTTTCACTCAGCTTCTGA